In one window of Bdellovibrio bacteriovorus W DNA:
- a CDS encoding phosphatidate cytidylyltransferase (COG0575 CDP-diglyceride synthetase) → MFLSKSFLIRVVSAIIALVLIITVFQLWNVLGLKYIISFAVLVGIYELIKILFHQEKSYFLKTSFGALALVTYASSIASLSLGSLVYSIALILMTIFTLLKVHKSGDLVRMTGLIATSSLGLFYVGLLPSFAFRILDQAYGLEWFVFLLAVVFSGDTMAYLFGVAIGKHKVMPTISPKKTWQGSIGGLFGSALASILCSLYVLPNVSMQVLVPLALAAGFVGQFGDFFESLLKRVANVKDSGKIMPGHGGVLDRIDAVLFASPVVLLGIILLSYLG, encoded by the coding sequence ATGTTCCTGTCGAAAAGCTTTCTAATTAGAGTTGTTTCAGCAATTATTGCCTTAGTTCTTATTATTACAGTATTCCAACTATGGAACGTGCTGGGACTAAAATACATCATCTCTTTTGCAGTTCTTGTGGGTATCTACGAACTCATCAAAATTTTATTTCACCAAGAAAAATCATATTTTTTAAAAACGAGCTTCGGCGCCTTAGCTCTTGTAACTTACGCTTCCTCGATCGCTTCACTGAGCTTAGGATCTTTAGTCTATTCTATTGCCCTGATCCTGATGACGATCTTCACACTTTTAAAAGTACATAAATCTGGAGACCTCGTGCGAATGACGGGGCTTATTGCCACTTCATCTTTGGGTTTATTTTACGTGGGCCTACTCCCATCTTTTGCGTTTCGCATTTTAGATCAAGCATATGGCTTAGAGTGGTTCGTATTTTTACTCGCAGTCGTGTTTTCTGGAGATACCATGGCTTACCTCTTTGGCGTTGCTATTGGTAAGCACAAAGTCATGCCGACTATTTCGCCTAAAAAAACGTGGCAGGGCTCTATCGGCGGGCTCTTTGGCTCAGCACTCGCAAGCATTCTCTGCAGTCTCTATGTTCTACCGAACGTTAGTATGCAAGTTTTAGTTCCACTAGCCTTAGCTGCTGGCTTCGTAGGCCAGTTTGGTGATTTCTTCGAGTCACTATTAAAGAGAGTCGCAAATGTGAAGGATTCTGGAAAAATTATGCCTGGACATGGAGGTGTTTTGGATCGTATTGATGCGGTTCTATTCGCTAGTCCAGTGGTTCTACTTGGGATTATTTTACTGTCCTATTTGGGATAG
- a CDS encoding undecaprenyl pyrophosphate synthetase (COG0020 Undecaprenyl pyrophosphate synthase) codes for MALPKHVAIIMDGNGRWAQLRHRPRTFGHIKGTRVAKKIITECSRRGIGTLTLYAFSTENWLRPEDEVSLLMTILKRYLAKETNNLIKENIRFSIIGDATRLPTDVKNSIVKSMKATENCTGLHLVFALSYGSRQEITNSVKKIAQMVVEGKIDINSIDEATVNSTLSTYPSPDPDLIIRTSGEQRLSNFLLWQSAYSEFYFTDVLWPNFTESHLDEAFKNYASRQRRFGKVQADVPVEKLSN; via the coding sequence ATGGCTTTACCTAAACATGTCGCAATCATTATGGACGGAAACGGTCGTTGGGCTCAGCTCAGGCACCGTCCGCGCACGTTTGGGCATATCAAAGGCACTCGCGTAGCAAAAAAAATTATTACCGAGTGCTCTCGCCGCGGAATCGGCACCTTAACTCTATATGCTTTTAGTACAGAGAATTGGCTTCGCCCGGAAGATGAAGTTAGTCTCTTAATGACGATCCTTAAAAGATATCTTGCTAAGGAAACTAATAATCTTATTAAAGAAAATATACGTTTCTCAATTATTGGCGATGCCACTCGTCTCCCGACAGATGTAAAGAACTCTATTGTGAAATCCATGAAGGCGACAGAGAACTGTACGGGCTTGCACCTAGTATTTGCACTGAGCTATGGCTCACGCCAAGAGATCACAAATTCCGTTAAAAAAATTGCGCAAATGGTTGTTGAAGGCAAAATTGACATCAATTCAATTGATGAGGCCACTGTCAATTCTACCTTGAGCACCTATCCAAGCCCAGATCCTGACTTGATCATCAGAACAAGTGGTGAGCAGAGGCTATCCAATTTCTTACTTTGGCAGTCGGCGTACTCTGAATTTTATTTCACTGATGTTCTATGGCCAAACTTCACCGAATCTCACCTAGATGAAGCTTTTAAAAACTATGCTTCTCGCCAACGCAGATTCGGAAAGGTTCAAGCGGATGTTCCTGTCGAAAAGCTTTCTAATTAG
- a CDS encoding hypothetical protein (COG0528 Uridylate kinase), with protein sequence MKGPAYKRILLKLSGEALAGQQGTGINTGVIKQIAQDVAETHRAGVQIGLVIGGGNIYRGVAASAEGMDRASADYMGMLATCINSLALQDALEKEGVPTRVQTAIEMAEIAEPYIRRKAIRHLEKGRIVIFGAGTGNPFFTTDTAASLRAMEINAEVIMKATKVDGIYDKDPAKHSDAVKFDKISYIEVLNRGLQVMDSTAISMCMDNKLPIITFNLNKSGNILSAAMGNTIGTLVH encoded by the coding sequence TTGAAAGGTCCTGCTTATAAAAGAATCTTGCTAAAGCTTAGTGGAGAAGCTCTTGCTGGACAGCAAGGGACTGGAATCAACACGGGGGTTATTAAACAAATCGCCCAAGACGTAGCGGAAACTCACAGAGCAGGCGTTCAAATTGGCCTGGTAATCGGTGGCGGCAATATCTATCGTGGTGTTGCCGCTTCTGCTGAGGGTATGGACAGAGCTAGTGCTGACTATATGGGAATGCTAGCTACTTGTATCAACTCTTTAGCTCTTCAAGACGCTCTCGAAAAGGAGGGCGTTCCTACACGAGTTCAAACGGCCATCGAAATGGCGGAAATTGCTGAACCTTACATTCGTCGCAAAGCTATTCGCCACCTTGAAAAGGGTCGTATTGTTATCTTCGGCGCAGGTACGGGTAATCCTTTCTTTACAACAGATACAGCAGCTTCCCTAAGAGCGATGGAAATCAATGCAGAAGTCATCATGAAAGCCACTAAAGTAGATGGCATCTATGACAAAGACCCTGCTAAACATAGCGATGCTGTGAAATTCGATAAAATTAGCTATATCGAAGTTTTAAATCGCGGACTTCAAGTAATGGACTCCACGGCGATCAGCATGTGTATGGACAATAAACTTCCTATCATCACTTTTAATCTGAATAAATCTGGCAACATCTTGAGCGCGGCGATGGGTAACACTATCGGTACGCTAGTTCATTAG
- a CDS encoding hypothetical protein (COG0233 Ribosome recycling factor) — translation MAIADINKNAQAQMEKSIASLGEELKKIRTGRAQVSMLDNVRVNYYGTPTPLSQVASISTPDAKSFLIAPWEASILRDIEQAIVKSELGMAPMNDGKVIRLKVPDLTEDRRKELAKQVKKIAEEARVAVRMARRDANDEVKKLQKDKAISEDEAKKAEGDIQKVTDDFIKKVDQISDEKEKSILTI, via the coding sequence ATGGCTATTGCAGATATTAACAAAAATGCCCAAGCGCAAATGGAAAAATCAATTGCATCACTTGGTGAAGAGCTAAAAAAAATTAGAACAGGTCGTGCACAAGTTTCTATGCTCGACAACGTTCGCGTGAACTATTACGGAACTCCAACTCCTTTATCTCAAGTTGCATCTATTTCTACACCCGATGCAAAATCTTTCCTCATCGCACCTTGGGAAGCTTCAATCCTTCGCGACATCGAACAAGCAATTGTTAAGTCAGAGTTGGGAATGGCTCCGATGAACGACGGTAAAGTTATTCGATTGAAAGTTCCTGATCTTACTGAAGATCGCCGCAAAGAACTTGCTAAACAAGTTAAGAAAATTGCTGAAGAAGCACGCGTAGCAGTTCGTATGGCACGTAGAGACGCCAATGATGAGGTTAAAAAACTTCAGAAAGATAAAGCTATCAGCGAAGACGAGGCTAAAAAAGCTGAAGGCGATATCCAAAAAGTGACTGATGATTTCATTAAAAAAGTAGATCAGATCTCTGACGAAAAAGAGAAATCTATCCTTACTATTTAA
- a CDS encoding zinc metalloprotease (COG0750 Predicted membrane-associated Zn-dependent proteases 1): MNIFSFLQSGLSAVVPFIVLLGILIFVHEFGHFIVARWCGVRVEVFSLGFGKKLLTFKRGDTTYAISLIPLGGYVKMFGEQPGAEISEEDKKVSFLHKNVWQRIAVVLAGPLMNFLFAILVFFVVALMGEDLRSPVVGDIAENTPAYAAGLRSGDTVLAINDNAIQSWEDIGKALSLKEKKETQVSFKVRREGSDEVDTFSINAQAKPNPNVLSRADYIANVEGMTPLSSGTTVGLEPQSPLLAAGMKTGDTITAINGQSVKHWRDLQNTLMQIPASEALKFEVTQLDDNFKPTEIRKIDFTGDSKIRNYSLASLGIVSSELFLQTVVKDSPAEAAGLKPLDRMISINNIVLRKWEDVINNIKDFSGEKPVDITVERGTETITLKITPKMSKQMTPAGVEEKRYVIGISPVVNTAFPDTIHIKAEGLGSAVVRGVEKTWDVTVMTVMSFVKIFQAKISPKNIGGVISIGQAASETFKIGMSQFLQMMAIISVNLFVLNLLPVPVLDGGHLVFYIIEVFKGAPLSMRKMEVAQQVGLAILMSLMIFALFNDFTRILGL; the protein is encoded by the coding sequence ATGAATATTTTTTCTTTTCTTCAGTCGGGATTGTCGGCCGTTGTGCCGTTTATTGTACTTTTAGGTATTCTTATCTTCGTCCATGAATTTGGCCATTTTATCGTTGCACGCTGGTGCGGAGTTCGGGTTGAAGTATTTAGCCTAGGCTTTGGCAAAAAACTTTTAACATTCAAACGCGGCGACACGACCTATGCCATCTCTCTTATTCCACTAGGTGGATATGTAAAGATGTTCGGTGAACAACCGGGTGCTGAAATATCTGAAGAAGATAAGAAGGTTTCATTCCTCCATAAAAATGTATGGCAAAGAATTGCTGTGGTTTTAGCTGGACCCTTAATGAACTTCCTCTTTGCTATCCTTGTATTCTTCGTAGTCGCACTCATGGGAGAAGATCTACGTTCACCGGTTGTGGGCGACATTGCTGAAAACACTCCAGCTTATGCCGCAGGTCTGCGCTCTGGGGATACAGTTTTAGCGATCAATGATAACGCTATTCAGAGCTGGGAAGATATCGGTAAAGCTCTCTCTTTAAAGGAAAAAAAAGAAACACAGGTTTCCTTTAAAGTTCGCCGCGAAGGCAGTGATGAGGTGGACACATTCTCCATCAATGCTCAGGCAAAGCCCAACCCGAATGTCCTCAGTCGAGCAGATTATATTGCGAACGTTGAGGGCATGACGCCCCTTTCATCTGGCACTACAGTGGGTTTGGAGCCACAGTCTCCACTTCTTGCTGCTGGCATGAAGACTGGCGACACCATCACTGCCATCAATGGCCAAAGCGTAAAGCATTGGAGAGACCTGCAAAATACTCTGATGCAAATTCCCGCTTCGGAAGCCTTGAAGTTTGAAGTCACTCAACTGGATGATAATTTTAAACCTACAGAGATTCGCAAAATTGATTTCACGGGTGACTCAAAAATTCGGAATTATTCTCTCGCGAGCCTTGGCATTGTCAGCTCAGAGTTGTTTTTGCAAACTGTGGTAAAAGACTCTCCTGCTGAAGCGGCTGGTTTAAAACCACTGGATCGCATGATCAGCATCAACAATATAGTTCTTCGCAAATGGGAAGACGTCATCAATAACATTAAAGATTTTAGTGGCGAAAAACCTGTGGATATCACAGTGGAAAGAGGCACTGAAACTATCACTCTAAAAATCACTCCGAAGATGTCTAAACAAATGACTCCTGCAGGTGTGGAAGAAAAGCGCTATGTAATTGGTATTTCACCTGTCGTAAACACTGCTTTTCCGGACACCATTCACATCAAGGCGGAGGGCTTAGGCTCTGCGGTTGTCAGAGGCGTTGAAAAAACTTGGGATGTCACTGTGATGACAGTGATGAGCTTTGTTAAAATATTCCAAGCTAAAATTTCTCCGAAGAATATTGGCGGAGTTATTTCTATCGGACAAGCAGCCAGTGAGACCTTCAAAATTGGGATGTCTCAGTTCTTGCAAATGATGGCGATTATCTCTGTTAATTTATTTGTCCTAAATCTTTTACCGGTTCCTGTATTAGATGGTGGCCACCTCGTGTTTTATATTATTGAGGTCTTCAAGGGTGCTCCTTTAAGCATGCGCAAAATGGAAGTCGCGCAACAAGTGGGTCTTGCGATTCTTATGAGTCTTATGATATTCGCTCTGTTCAACGACTTCACACGTATATTGGGATTATGA
- a CDS encoding glycoprotein endopeptidase (COG1214 Inactive homolog of metal-dependent proteases, putative molecular chaperone): MKILALETSTLLGGVAVIENGKILAQEQCMRQKSHSEKINNFVENCLCESNLSLTDIDYFATGQGPGSFTGIRVAANAAKTYAYSFNKPLVSADSLENLAAQVSDTRRPVLAIINAFKNMVYTGLFDISGGLPTYLLGPTAIPVRELSQHITQECWVVGDGYEAYYKFFPEELSAKLLRPEEPFDYPSASTLGLLAEKKIKLNKTMDWKSFLPLYIRASEAEETKKGILISPLK; the protein is encoded by the coding sequence ATGAAGATATTAGCACTTGAAACCAGCACACTCCTTGGCGGAGTGGCGGTCATTGAAAATGGAAAAATTCTGGCGCAAGAACAATGTATGCGCCAGAAATCTCACAGCGAAAAAATTAATAACTTCGTTGAAAACTGTCTGTGCGAATCCAATCTATCTCTCACTGACATTGATTACTTTGCCACGGGACAAGGCCCTGGTAGCTTCACAGGTATCCGTGTGGCTGCCAATGCTGCGAAGACCTATGCCTATTCTTTTAATAAGCCGTTAGTTAGTGCTGACTCCTTAGAAAACTTAGCCGCGCAAGTATCAGATACCCGTCGCCCGGTTCTAGCGATCATTAATGCTTTCAAGAATATGGTTTACACAGGTCTCTTTGATATTTCAGGCGGCCTGCCGACTTACCTTTTGGGTCCCACTGCGATTCCCGTTAGAGAACTCTCTCAGCATATCACTCAAGAGTGTTGGGTTGTTGGTGATGGCTACGAAGCCTATTACAAGTTCTTCCCTGAGGAGCTTTCAGCTAAACTCTTAAGGCCTGAGGAGCCCTTTGATTACCCTTCGGCGTCTACTTTGGGCCTGCTCGCAGAAAAGAAAATAAAACTTAATAAGACCATGGACTGGAAATCGTTCTTACCCCTTTATATTCGCGCGTCGGAAGCCGAAGAGACAAAAAAAGGAATTTTAATCTCACCGCTTAAATAG
- the tsf gene encoding elongation factor Ts (COG0264 Translation elongation factor Ts): MSISATLVKELREKTSAGMMDCKKALEATAGDFEAAVEWLRVKGLSSAAKKADRIAAEGTVFAQVIGNTGVILEVNSETDFVARNEGFKALVSDVAEHVVHVIDAAGDILEQIFHKNPAKKVGDLLKEAIATIGENIVIRRFEKYTASANSLVHTYIHGEGKIGVLIEVAASPETSSNPELRNFAQDVCLHIAAMNPMAISSEQIDPSVIAKEKEILAAKNLEDGKKPEMIEKIVDGQIRKFLAENCLLDQVFVKNPDMKVSDLAKSVGKSIGADVTIKRFTRFELGAGIEKKSEDFAAEVAAQMKGH, translated from the coding sequence ATGTCTATTTCCGCTACATTAGTTAAAGAACTTAGAGAAAAAACAAGCGCAGGTATGATGGATTGCAAAAAAGCTCTCGAAGCAACTGCTGGAGACTTTGAAGCTGCCGTTGAGTGGTTGCGTGTAAAAGGGCTTTCATCAGCTGCAAAAAAAGCTGACAGAATTGCTGCTGAAGGAACTGTGTTCGCACAAGTTATTGGCAACACTGGTGTTATCCTTGAGGTCAACTCTGAAACTGACTTCGTTGCTCGTAACGAAGGCTTCAAAGCTCTGGTTTCTGACGTTGCTGAACACGTTGTTCACGTAATCGACGCTGCTGGCGACATCCTTGAGCAAATCTTCCACAAAAACCCAGCTAAAAAAGTTGGCGATCTTTTGAAAGAAGCTATTGCAACTATCGGTGAAAACATCGTTATCCGTCGTTTTGAAAAATACACGGCTTCTGCAAACTCTCTTGTACACACTTACATCCACGGTGAAGGTAAGATTGGTGTTCTTATTGAAGTTGCTGCTTCTCCAGAGACTTCAAGCAACCCTGAGCTTCGTAACTTTGCTCAAGACGTTTGCTTGCACATCGCTGCGATGAACCCAATGGCTATTTCTTCTGAGCAAATCGATCCATCTGTGATCGCTAAAGAAAAAGAAATTCTTGCAGCTAAAAATCTAGAAGACGGTAAAAAACCAGAAATGATCGAAAAAATCGTTGATGGTCAAATCCGTAAGTTCCTTGCTGAGAACTGCCTTCTTGACCAAGTTTTTGTTAAGAACCCAGACATGAAAGTTTCTGATCTTGCGAAATCTGTAGGTAAATCAATCGGTGCCGACGTTACTATCAAACGTTTCACTCGCTTTGAGCTTGGTGCTGGTATCGAGAAGAAATCTGAAGACTTCGCAGCTGAAGTTGCTGCTCAGATGAAAGGACACTAA